The Oncorhynchus tshawytscha isolate Ot180627B unplaced genomic scaffold, Otsh_v2.0 Un_contig_4946_pilon_pilon, whole genome shotgun sequence DNA window TAtagtcatcttctcctcctctacccagcttctcacctggaggaaacacacacatctatagtcacctcttctcctcctctctcacctggaGGAAATCACATCTATAGtcatctactcctctctactcctcctctacccAGCTTCTCACCTGGAGGACACACATCTAtagtcatcttctcctcctctacccagctTCTCACCTGGAGGAAACACATCTAtagtcatcttctcctcctctacccagctTCTCACCTGGAGGACACACATCTAtagtcatcttctcctcctctacccagctTCTCACCTGGAGGAAACACATCACATCTACAGTCAtctactcctcctctactcctcctctacccAGCCTCTCACCTGGAGGAAACATATATTAAATGGTGAGCTACAAATGTTCTCATGCTGAGTagggtgtgcgtgtggtgtggtggtgtgtgtgcgtgcgtaccaGTGCTAGGTAAACCTTGGTAGCTCTGCGGTCTTTAAAACAGTGGTAGACCCGGCCAGCAGCAGCCTTGTTCAGAGCCACACACAGAACCCCACTGGTGGAGTAGTCCAGTTGGTGACAgaacctgacagagagagagagagagacagagagagagagagagagagagagacatagagagagagagacagagagagagagagagagagagagagacatagagagagagagagagagagagagagagagagagagagagagagagagacagagagagacatagagagagagattacacagatccacaaagaattctaaaacaaatccaattttgataaactcccatatctactgggtgaaattccagtgtttcatcacagcagcaagatttgtgacctgttgccacaagaaaagggcaaccagtgaagaacacacaccattgtaaatacaacccatatttatgcttatttattttcccttgtgttctttaaccatttgtacattgttaaaacactgtatatatatatatacagtgccttgtgaaagtattcggcccccttgaactttgcgaccttttgccacatttcaggcttcaaacataaagatataaaactgtattttttgtgaagaatcaacaacaagtgggacacaatcatgaagtggaacaacatttattggatatttcaaactttttaacaaatcaaaaactgaaaaattgggcgtgcaaaattattcagcccccttaagttaatactttgtagcgccaccttcaccagagagagagagagagagagagagagagagagagagagagagagagagagagagacagagagagagagagacagagagagagagagagacagagagagacagagagagacagagaaagagagagagagagagagagagacagagagagacagagaaagagagagggagagagagagagagagctcagccCCAGCTGTCTCTAGACcgtgtgtttctcttacctgaatccatagtacgtcccagggtcggccagcccagggaagctgtctctagacagtgtgtttctcttacctgaatccatagtacgtcccagggtcggccagctcagggaagctgtctctagacagtgtgtttctcttacctgaatccatagtacgtcccagggtcggccagctcagggaagctgtctctagacagtgtgtttctcttacctgaatccatagtacgtcccagggtcggccagcccaggaagctgtctctagacagtgtgtttctcttacctgaatccatagtacgtcccagggtcggccagctcAGGGAAGCGGAGTCCCagctgtctctagacagtgtgtttctcttacctgaatccatagtacgtcccagggtcggccagctcagggaagctgtctctagacagtgtgtttctcttacctgaatccatagtacgtcccagggtcggccagcccaGGGAAGCTGGAACCTGAATCCATAGGAGTCCCAGGGAAGCTGTCTCtggacagtgtgtttctcttacctgaatccatagtacgtcccagggtcggccagctcAGGGAAGCGGAGTCCCAGCTGTTtctagacagtgtgtttctcttacctgaatccatagtacgtcccagggtccCAGGGTCAGTGTGGCCAGCTCCCAGGCCAGCTCAGGGAAGCGGAGTCCCAACTGTTTCTGGACAGTGTGTTTCTCGTACCACATCTTGCTGTCGATGCGGATGTCCCAGTGCTTATCCACTATGATGTAGTCACAGCTCTGATACAGAACCTTCAGACTGTCAACACTGGCGGGTTCCACACCTCTGGACGGTTCCACACCCCTGGCGGGTTCCACACCTCTGGACGGTTCCACACACCCTGGCGGGTTCCACACCTCTGGACGGTTCCACACCCCTGGTCGTTTCCACACCACAGGCCGGTTCCATACTGCTGCCTGGTTGCACACTGGATCCATACTGCCAGGTTCCCTCCAGACTGTCCACACTGCCAGGTTCCATACTGCTAGGTTCCACACCGGCAGGTTCCATACTCACCACTCAGCCTGACCTGCTGAAACACGAGGGACTGATGATGTGTTATATACTTCCTCAAAAGTCAGAATTAAAACTAAAaaaactcaagaaatctgtcattcattttgacgTTTATTGCCAAAGAGAGATTAgtcgcgcaattttacatctaagatgtttggtgcagtatttattattttatttattattagcATGAAAATGGGACCTTCTCTCGTTGAACAACAGACATTATTGAAGAATCTCTACTGTTgaccatctcaaggccatcagactgttaaacagccaccactaacattgagtggctactgccaacacactgacactgacactgactcaactccagcgactttaataatgggaattgatgtaaatatatcactagccactttaaacaatgctacctaatataatgtttacataccctacattattcatctcatatgtatacatatatactgtactctatatcatctactgcatctttatgtaatacatgtatcactagccactttaactatgccacttggtttacatacttatctcatatgtatatactgtactcgatatcatctactgtatcttgcctatgctgctctgtaccatcactcattcatatatccttatgtacatattctttatccccttacactgtgtataagacagtagttttggaattgttagttagattacttgttggttattactgcattgtcggaactagaagcacaagcatttcgctacactcgcattaacatctgctaaccatgtgtatgtgacaaataaaatttgatttgatcaatttcaattcaattcaatttcaattcaattcaatttcaattcaattccatttcaattcaatgggctttattgtcaatgggaaacatatgtttacattgtcaaagcaagt harbors:
- the LOC121843848 gene encoding RNA pseudouridylate synthase domain-containing protein 1-like, with amino-acid sequence MDPVCNQAAVWNRPVVWKRPGVWNRPEVWNPPGCVEPSRGVEPARGVEPSRGVEPASVDSLKVLYQSCDYIIVDKHWDIRIDSKMWFCHQLDYSTSGVLCVALNKAAAGRVYHCFKDRRATKVYLALVRGWVEEE